One part of the Nostoc sp. PCC 7120 = FACHB-418 genome encodes these proteins:
- a CDS encoding GAF domain-containing protein produces the protein MSPTAKPNSQVSLNQESVLRRITARIRQSLELEDIITATTAEVRALLGTDRVMIYKFHPDGSGQVIAESIYENRLPSLLGLNFPADDIPPQARELLVKSKVRSIVDVATGMIGQSPVHDLETGELISEDICYRPVDSCHVEYLTAMGVKSSVVAPIFCQDELWGLLVSHHSENRTVSEDELEAMQMIVDQLAVAIAQSHLLTQARKKAQKEAIINRIITLLHSLPTIVLKPALEAAVGAFAGVGGRLCLRNQAVESQHVVLRSLAECLIPGSNCVQLYTCGQQPITPEQTIYPLIEQYRVWQEHYTSHHDIWAIADIYQDSTLRSLQAVFQPTKIRGILIIPLEYRQQLLGYLSIFRNEIDTETLWAGRIDQDQRQMFPRVSFNLWRDAKKSQAQEWTSEEIELAKEIGQHFASAIQQYELYQQVQAFNENLEKQVQKRTLELRHTSEQQQAVFGVISKIRESLDTNTIFQITTKEACQLIKADRVSVYRFDNEWGGEFVGDFEATSPHWSNESKISINTVWNDTYLQNTQGGRYRYNETFAVDDIYKVGFTQCHVENLEQFQIYAFVLAPIFVGQKLWGLLATYQHSGPRQWKPSEVNFLTQIAAQLGIALQQAELLNQTQQQAQKLTQALHHLQQTQTQLIQTEKMSSLGQLVAGVAHEINNPVNFIYGNLSHVSEYAQNLLTMLELYQQELPNPSVEILEQADEIDLEFLAKDLPKTLSSMQIGVERIRQIVMSLRTFSRLDEAEMKAVNIHEGIDSTLLILQHRLKAKPETAGIKLTKKYAEIPLVECYAGQMNQVFMNVLSNAIDALEDCKETKSPNHNGEIIISTSFGQIRDSIQSIVIRIMDNGPGIPEDLRLRICDPFFTTKPVGKGTGLGLSISYKIVVDRHGGVFKCDSQLGSGTEFWIEIPIQQVNGNW, from the coding sequence ATGTCACCGACCGCTAAACCAAATTCTCAGGTTAGTCTCAATCAAGAAAGTGTACTACGTCGTATTACGGCTCGGATTCGTCAATCCTTGGAGTTGGAGGATATTATCACAGCGACAACGGCAGAGGTGCGCGCTCTCTTGGGAACTGACCGAGTGATGATTTATAAATTTCATCCAGATGGAAGCGGTCAGGTTATTGCTGAGTCTATTTATGAAAATCGTCTACCCTCATTGCTGGGCTTGAATTTTCCGGCTGATGATATTCCACCCCAAGCCAGGGAACTTTTGGTCAAGTCTAAAGTACGTTCTATAGTTGATGTTGCTACGGGGATGATTGGTCAAAGCCCTGTGCATGACTTAGAAACGGGGGAATTAATTTCCGAAGACATTTGTTACCGCCCTGTAGACTCTTGTCATGTGGAATACTTAACAGCAATGGGTGTGAAATCTTCGGTAGTCGCGCCTATTTTTTGCCAAGATGAACTGTGGGGACTGTTGGTATCTCATCATTCCGAAAACCGGACGGTTTCAGAGGATGAGTTGGAAGCTATGCAGATGATTGTAGATCAACTTGCAGTAGCGATCGCCCAAAGTCATCTCCTCACCCAAGCCAGAAAAAAAGCCCAAAAAGAAGCCATCATTAACCGCATTATTACCCTACTGCACTCATTACCCACCATTGTCTTAAAGCCAGCTTTAGAAGCAGCTGTTGGGGCTTTTGCTGGTGTTGGTGGTAGGCTGTGTTTAAGAAATCAAGCTGTTGAGTCACAACACGTTGTTCTTCGGAGTTTAGCAGAGTGTTTAATTCCAGGTAGTAACTGCGTTCAACTTTATACCTGTGGACAACAGCCTATCACCCCAGAACAAACTATCTATCCGCTCATTGAACAGTATAGGGTCTGGCAGGAACACTACACATCTCATCATGATATCTGGGCGATCGCTGATATTTATCAAGATTCCACGTTACGTAGCTTGCAAGCTGTTTTTCAACCAACTAAAATTCGCGGCATTTTAATCATTCCTCTAGAATATCGTCAGCAGTTACTAGGTTATTTAAGTATTTTCCGCAATGAGATAGATACCGAAACTCTCTGGGCCGGACGCATTGATCAGGATCAGAGGCAAATGTTTCCTCGTGTATCATTTAATTTATGGCGTGATGCCAAAAAGTCACAAGCTCAAGAATGGACAAGCGAAGAGATTGAACTAGCAAAAGAAATCGGTCAACACTTTGCCTCAGCCATTCAGCAGTATGAACTATATCAACAAGTACAAGCCTTTAACGAAAACTTAGAAAAACAAGTCCAGAAACGCACTCTTGAACTACGCCATACATCAGAACAACAACAAGCAGTGTTTGGTGTAATTTCTAAGATTCGTGAATCGCTAGATACTAACACTATTTTTCAAATAACTACTAAAGAAGCTTGCCAATTAATTAAAGCGGATCGGGTTTCTGTATATCGCTTTGATAATGAATGGGGTGGCGAATTTGTTGGTGATTTTGAAGCCACTAGCCCTCACTGGTCAAATGAATCAAAAATAAGTATTAATACCGTTTGGAACGACACCTACTTACAAAACACACAAGGAGGACGCTATCGCTACAATGAAACTTTTGCCGTAGATGACATCTATAAAGTGGGATTTACTCAATGTCATGTTGAAAATCTAGAGCAATTTCAAATTTATGCTTTTGTCTTGGCTCCTATCTTTGTTGGTCAAAAACTGTGGGGTTTACTAGCAACTTATCAACATTCTGGCCCCCGTCAATGGAAACCTTCAGAAGTTAACTTCCTGACTCAAATTGCTGCCCAACTAGGAATAGCACTACAACAAGCTGAACTACTCAATCAAACCCAGCAACAGGCTCAAAAGTTAACTCAAGCGCTGCACCATTTGCAACAAACCCAAACTCAACTCATCCAAACAGAGAAAATGTCTTCATTGGGTCAATTAGTAGCCGGAGTAGCCCATGAAATTAATAATCCAGTAAACTTTATTTATGGAAATCTCAGCCATGTAAGTGAATATGCTCAAAATTTACTCACTATGCTGGAACTTTATCAGCAAGAATTACCCAACCCTAGTGTAGAAATTCTAGAACAAGCAGACGAAATCGATCTAGAGTTTTTAGCTAAAGATTTACCCAAAACTCTCTCCTCTATGCAAATTGGTGTCGAGCGCATCCGCCAAATTGTTATGTCTTTACGGACTTTCTCTCGCCTTGATGAAGCAGAAATGAAAGCCGTAAATATTCATGAGGGTATTGATAGTACCTTGTTGATTTTGCAACACCGCTTGAAGGCCAAGCCGGAAACTGCGGGGATTAAACTTACCAAAAAATACGCTGAGATTCCCTTGGTAGAATGCTACGCCGGACAGATGAATCAAGTATTTATGAATGTTTTGAGTAACGCCATTGATGCTCTAGAAGATTGTAAGGAAACAAAATCGCCAAATCATAATGGTGAAATTATCATCTCTACTAGCTTTGGTCAAATTAGAGACAGTATTCAAAGCATAGTAATTCGGATTATGGATAATGGCCCTGGCATACCAGAGGATTTGAGACTCAGAATATGCGATCCATTCTTTACTACAAAGCCAGTGGGTAAGGGTACAGGTTTGGGTTTGTCTATTAGTTACAAAATTGTAGTAGATAGACATGGTGGGGTTTTCAAATGTGATTCTCAACTAGGTTCAGGTACAGAATTTTGGATTGAAATTCCAATTCAACAAGTTAATGGTAATTGGTAA
- a CDS encoding IS5 family transposase (programmed frameshift) — MRRKSYSTDLNDSEWAILAPLIPPAKCGGHPRTTDMREVCNAIYYHLKTGCQWDMLPGDFPPSSTVYSYYRKWQKRGIWEQMNHTLRDQVRQKMGKSTQPTAIAADSQSVKTTGKKGDVYGFDGGKKVKGRKRQTLVDSLGLLLKVVVSEANAGERLLAAYTLMELLEERPELLEKVEVIWVDSGYDGDKFALSVWLMIQAHVEVIRRTNQEFQVLPKRWVVERTFGRLNQYRRLSKDYEHLPEMSEAAIYAVMTRIMLRRLVV; from the exons ATGAGACGAAAGTCTTATTCTACAGACCTTAATGACTCAGAATGGGCAATTTTAGCTCCTTTGATTCCACCCGCTAAATGCGGTGGGCATCCCCGAACAACTGATATGCGAGAAGTATGCAACGCTATCTACTACCATCTGAAAACAGGTTGTCAGTGGGATATGCTTCCAGGGGATTTTCCTCCTAGTTCAACTGTTTACAGCTACTATCGTAAATGGCAAAAACGAGGTATCTGGGAGCAAATGAATCATACTTTGCGCGATCAAGTTCGTCAAAAAATGGGGAAGTCAACTCAACCCACGGCGATCGCGGCAGACAGCCAGTCGGTAAAAACGACTG GAAAAAAGGGGGATGTGTACGGTTTTGATGGTGGCAAGAAGGTAAAAGGACGAAAGCGGCAAACTTTGGTTGATAGTCTGGGACTTTTGTTAAAAGTGGTTGTAAGTGAAGCAAATGCTGGAGAAAGATTACTTGCCGCCTATACTTTGATGGAACTGTTAGAAGAGCGTCCAGAATTACTGGAAAAAGTTGAAGTCATCTGGGTTGATTCCGGCTATGACGGTGATAAATTTGCGCTCTCTGTTTGGCTGATGATTCAAGCTCATGTTGAGGTAATCCGGCGTACTAATCAAGAATTTCAGGTTTTGCCCAAACGGTGGGTAGTAGAAAGAACATTTGGCAGGTTAAACCAGTACCGTCGTCTCAGTAAGGATTATGAGCATCTCCCAGAAATGAGTGAGGCTGCCATATATGCCGTTATGACTCGTATTATGCTACGTCGTCTAGTCGTCTAA
- a CDS encoding N-6 DNA methylase has protein sequence MRNFATQSGKSKGQFYTPAEVSRVISQVIGVNSAQSQSQTIYDPTCGSGSLLLKSADEAERGLTIYGQEMDNATRALARMNMILHGHPTAEIWQDNTLSSPYFKDADGSLKTFDFAVANPPFSSKAWSNGLDLAKDEFQRFDNYGIPPAKNGDYAFLLHMVCSLKSNGKGAIILPHGVLFRGNAEAEIRKNLISKGIIKGIIGLPPNLFYGTGIPACIIVLDKEDAENRQGIFMIDASKGFVKDGNKNRLREQDIHKIVDVFNKQLEVAKYSRMVPVEEIAGNEYNLNIPRYIDSQEEEDIQDIEAHLLGGIPKRDIEALSDYWQVYPTLQQELFEAADRPGYLMLKIPGSEVKACIFAHPEFISYGKDIQAVFETWQGKHTPLLKAIQPGDKPKAIIYALSEDLLQGFTGKSLIDKYDVYQHLMTYWVESMKDDVYILVEDGWKAELKAVTNKKGVVTDYVCELIPKELMINRYFQTEQAAIATLETKKDEIVRQQEELQEEHGGDDGLLEEVTNDSGKITKANINLRIKEIQKNPLFADADELKVLKSYLKLIESEAELNKEIREATQSLHNQVLKKYQELTEDEIKNLVVDDKWMQTLRQAIASEMDQISQRLAQRIQELAERYDTPLPELTSRVDELTTKVEGHLQQMGIVWL, from the coding sequence ATGCGGAACTTTGCGACACAATCAGGTAAAAGCAAGGGTCAATTTTATACTCCGGCGGAAGTTTCCCGTGTCATCTCTCAAGTTATTGGGGTTAATTCAGCCCAAAGCCAGAGTCAGACGATTTATGACCCGACTTGTGGTAGTGGTTCTCTGTTGTTAAAGTCGGCGGATGAAGCGGAACGGGGCTTAACTATCTACGGGCAAGAGATGGACAACGCTACCCGCGCCTTGGCTCGGATGAACATGATCCTGCACGGACACCCTACTGCTGAGATTTGGCAGGATAATACTTTATCAAGTCCTTACTTCAAAGATGCGGATGGTAGCCTGAAAACTTTTGATTTTGCTGTGGCTAATCCTCCCTTTTCCTCCAAGGCTTGGAGTAATGGACTTGATCTAGCCAAGGATGAGTTTCAACGGTTTGATAACTATGGGATTCCTCCAGCTAAAAATGGGGACTATGCTTTTTTGCTGCACATGGTTTGCTCTCTGAAAAGTAATGGCAAAGGAGCGATTATTCTACCGCATGGGGTGCTGTTTCGGGGGAATGCGGAGGCAGAAATTCGGAAAAATCTGATTAGTAAGGGCATTATTAAAGGGATTATTGGGCTACCGCCGAACTTGTTTTATGGCACAGGGATACCAGCCTGCATTATTGTGTTAGACAAAGAAGATGCCGAGAATCGCCAAGGCATTTTTATGATTGATGCCAGCAAGGGATTTGTTAAAGACGGCAATAAAAACCGTCTGCGGGAGCAGGACATTCATAAGATTGTTGATGTCTTCAACAAACAGCTTGAGGTGGCGAAGTATTCGCGGATGGTTCCAGTTGAGGAAATTGCGGGGAATGAGTACAACCTGAATATTCCGCGCTATATCGACTCTCAGGAAGAGGAAGATATTCAGGATATTGAGGCGCATCTGTTGGGGGGGATACCCAAGCGAGATATTGAGGCTTTGAGCGATTACTGGCAGGTTTACCCGACGCTGCAACAGGAATTATTTGAGGCGGCCGATCGCCCAGGATACCTGATGCTCAAAATTCCAGGCTCAGAAGTCAAAGCTTGTATTTTTGCCCATCCTGAATTTATCAGCTATGGGAAAGACATTCAAGCGGTTTTTGAGACGTGGCAAGGGAAACACACGCCTTTGCTGAAAGCCATCCAGCCGGGAGATAAGCCCAAGGCGATTATTTACGCGCTCTCGGAAGACTTGCTGCAAGGGTTTACGGGTAAAAGTCTGATTGATAAATACGATGTTTACCAGCACCTAATGACTTATTGGGTGGAAAGTATGAAAGATGATGTTTATATTTTGGTTGAGGATGGCTGGAAGGCAGAACTGAAAGCGGTGACGAATAAGAAAGGTGTAGTAACAGATTATGTCTGCGAACTGATTCCGAAGGAGTTGATGATTAATCGCTATTTTCAAACTGAACAGGCGGCGATCGCAACTTTGGAAACGAAAAAAGATGAAATTGTTCGCCAGCAGGAAGAACTGCAAGAAGAACATGGCGGTGATGATGGTTTGCTGGAGGAAGTCACTAACGATAGTGGGAAAATCACTAAAGCGAACATTAATCTTCGGATTAAGGAAATTCAGAAAAATCCTCTTTTTGCGGATGCGGATGAGTTGAAAGTTCTAAAGTCTTATTTGAAATTGATTGAGTCAGAAGCGGAACTTAATAAAGAAATTAGAGAGGCTACCCAATCTTTACATAATCAGGTGTTAAAAAAATATCAGGAATTAACAGAGGATGAAATTAAAAACCTAGTAGTTGATGATAAGTGGATGCAGACGTTAAGACAGGCGATCGCTTCTGAGATGGATCAGATTTCGCAACGGTTGGCGCAGCGAATTCAGGAATTGGCTGAACGGTATGATACACCTTTACCGGAGTTGACGAGTCGGGTGGATGAGTTGACGACTAAGGTTGAGGGGCATCTTCAGCAGATGGGGATTGTGTGGTTATGA
- a CDS encoding type I restriction-modification system subunit M N-terminal domain-containing protein, whose amino-acid sequence MAIKKSELYSSLWKSCDELRGGMDASQYKDYVLVLLFVKYVSDKYAGVADVLIEVPEGGGFQDIVALKGQKDIGDGINKIITNLAEANDLKGVIDVADFNNADKLGKGKEMQDRLSNLVAIFETPALNFSKNRADGDDILGDAYE is encoded by the coding sequence ATGGCAATTAAGAAAAGTGAACTATATAGTTCGTTATGGAAAAGCTGTGATGAACTGCGGGGTGGTATGGATGCCTCGCAGTATAAGGATTATGTACTGGTTTTATTGTTCGTTAAATATGTATCTGATAAATACGCTGGTGTCGCAGATGTGCTGATTGAAGTGCCTGAAGGTGGCGGATTTCAGGATATTGTGGCGCTAAAAGGACAGAAAGATATCGGGGATGGTATCAACAAAATTATTACCAATTTAGCCGAAGCCAATGATTTAAAGGGTGTCATTGATGTCGCTGATTTCAATAATGCCGACAAGCTGGGTAAGGGTAAGGAAATGCAGGATAGGCTTTCCAACTTGGTGGCGATTTTTGAAACCCCTGCTTTGAATTTTAGTAAGAATCGTGCTGATGGTGATGATATTTTAGGCGATGCCTATGAGTAA
- the cas12k gene encoding type V CRISPR-associated protein Cas12k (Type V-K CRISPR systems have also been known as with the large Cas12k protein, has also been known as type V-U5, and Cas12k as C2c5.) produces the protein MSRDRKKGSKSPSLRTIRCHLHTKEDVLRKVWEEMTQKNTPLIVELLKSVSEQPEFETNKENGKITKKEITNLRKSLTQDSGRLYSSVDNLVQEVYSAWLTLYQKRKKQKEGKEYFLNNILKSDIELVEESNCDLQILRAKAQEIISNPQDILRQITIDNPKDKPTKSIQKRVRKNINASNSDTAKNNILNSQEKTTEENISKSVIEILYEIHKTTQDTIIRCAVTYLIKNYTKISDTEEDLNKLKERRAEKEIEIKRLEKQIQDSRLPNGRDITGARYLEAFDKLINQVPKNNEEFANWIADASRKISNLPYPIDYLYSDLTWYKNQDGKIFVYFNGWSKYHFQICCNKRQRHFFERFLEDHKAWKESEKGEVKLSGSLVTLRCVQLLWQQGEGKGEPWKVNKLSLHCTYDTRLWTAEGTEEARKEKINKIQRQVEQAEETENLDEQQQKQLKKNKSSLSRLNNSFNRPIQPIYQGLSNMIVGVSFHPVELATVAVVDTTTQKVIAYKTINELLDNAFHLLSRMRRQQIHFRKERKKAQKKDSPCNLGESKLGEYVDKLLAKRIVEVAKEYQAICIVLPKLKDMKEIRTSVIQAKAETKFPGNVNAQKLYVKEYNRQVHNWSYNRLQESIKSKAAELKISIEFGIQLSYDTLQAQARDLALSAYQCRIHTIDR, from the coding sequence ATGAGCCGCGATCGTAAAAAGGGTTCCAAGAGTCCAAGCCTAAGAACTATACGATGTCATCTGCATACCAAAGAAGATGTACTTCGTAAAGTATGGGAAGAAATGACTCAAAAAAATACTCCTTTAATTGTTGAATTGCTGAAGAGTGTGAGCGAACAACCAGAATTTGAAACTAATAAAGAAAACGGAAAAATAACGAAGAAAGAAATCACAAACTTACGTAAATCTCTGACTCAAGATTCAGGTCGCCTTTACTCATCGGTGGACAACTTAGTGCAAGAAGTTTATTCAGCATGGCTGACTTTATACCAAAAAAGAAAAAAGCAGAAAGAAGGCAAAGAGTATTTTCTCAACAATATACTCAAAAGTGACATCGAGCTTGTAGAAGAGAGTAATTGTGATTTACAAATTCTACGGGCTAAAGCACAGGAAATCATTTCTAATCCACAAGATATTCTCAGGCAAATTACTATTGATAATCCCAAGGATAAACCTACTAAATCTATTCAAAAACGAGTTAGAAAAAACATTAATGCTTCAAATAGTGATACAGCAAAAAATAATATTTTAAATTCTCAAGAAAAAACTACAGAAGAAAACATATCAAAAAGCGTAATAGAGATTTTATACGAAATTCACAAAACAACACAGGATACAATAATACGCTGTGCTGTTACTTACCTGATAAAGAACTATACTAAAATTAGTGATACAGAAGAAGATTTAAACAAATTAAAAGAGCGTCGTGCCGAGAAAGAAATAGAAATTAAACGCTTGGAGAAGCAGATTCAAGATAGTCGATTACCTAATGGTAGAGATATCACTGGAGCCAGATATCTTGAGGCATTTGATAAGTTAATAAATCAAGTGCCTAAAAATAATGAAGAGTTTGCAAATTGGATAGCTGACGCATCGAGAAAAATATCAAATTTGCCATATCCAATAGATTATTTATACAGTGATTTAACTTGGTATAAAAATCAAGATGGAAAGATTTTTGTATACTTTAATGGTTGGTCTAAGTATCACTTTCAAATTTGTTGTAATAAACGCCAGCGTCATTTTTTTGAAAGGTTCCTAGAAGACCATAAGGCTTGGAAAGAGAGCGAGAAAGGAGAAGTAAAACTCTCAGGAAGCCTGGTGACACTACGCTGTGTACAGTTGTTATGGCAACAAGGTGAAGGCAAGGGTGAACCTTGGAAAGTTAACAAATTATCTTTACATTGTACATATGATACTCGTTTATGGACAGCAGAAGGTACTGAAGAGGCGAGAAAAGAAAAGATAAATAAAATACAAAGACAAGTTGAACAAGCAGAAGAGACTGAAAATCTAGATGAACAGCAACAAAAACAATTGAAGAAAAATAAATCTTCATTGTCTCGACTGAATAATTCTTTCAATCGTCCTATTCAGCCAATTTACCAAGGTCTATCTAACATGATTGTTGGCGTTAGTTTTCATCCAGTGGAATTAGCAACAGTTGCTGTAGTTGATACAACCACTCAAAAAGTCATAGCCTATAAGACAATCAACGAGTTACTAGATAATGCTTTTCATCTATTAAGCCGTATGCGACGACAACAAATACATTTCCGTAAAGAGAGGAAAAAAGCTCAGAAAAAAGATTCGCCTTGTAATCTAGGGGAATCAAAACTAGGGGAATATGTGGATAAATTACTAGCAAAGAGAATAGTGGAAGTCGCTAAGGAATATCAGGCTATTTGCATTGTCCTACCCAAATTAAAAGATATGAAGGAAATTCGCACCAGTGTAATTCAAGCAAAAGCTGAAACCAAGTTTCCAGGTAATGTCAATGCACAAAAATTATATGTCAAGGAATATAATCGCCAGGTACATAATTGGAGTTACAACAGACTTCAAGAATCCATAAAGTCAAAAGCTGCTGAATTGAAAATTAGTATTGAATTTGGTATTCAGCTATCTTATGACACTCTGCAAGCACAAGCGAGGGATTTAGCATTGTCTGCCTATCAATGCAGGATTCATACTATTGATAGATAA
- a CDS encoding ribbon-helix-helix domain-containing protein, protein MQTSIYFPKDIHDALVRWAQEEDRPISNLVVRIVSKAVEEREKQNPPQ, encoded by the coding sequence GTGCAAACTTCGATATATTTCCCCAAAGATATCCACGATGCTTTGGTGAGATGGGCGCAGGAAGAAGACCGTCCCATCAGTAATCTGGTTGTGCGGATTGTGAGTAAGGCTGTTGAGGAGCGAGAGAAGCAAAATCCGCCGCAATAA
- a CDS encoding ISL3 family transposase, producing the protein MKFPVEQILNLPDMKVLDFQELEGEEIIITIEKSVNYSTCPWCGQMTHSIHQNHWRIIHDLPWNKKPVLLKINRRQFKCHKCKKVFSEQLDFVDKSKGYTKRLATDIVQQVLNSNIRSVAQRNGLSDEEVESMLKKQVSHILNINLSQVKKLGIDEIALVKGKGNYLAILVDLDTHKPIEIVQSRRIEDIREVLVSWGVEILNQIEEVSIDLWLPYKNLVEELMPNANITADRFHVMKQVNDELDTMRKAENKAAISLDNKSEKERILEALNKSKYAIIKNEDSLNEKQREKLKSVQEVSPNLAKMHSLKEQFRDIFETTKSWGDSIIKLLDWMYDALSYFPKSIGTIVRWFGEIVGYFDGRTTSGAVEGINNKLKLIKRLGYGFRNFTNFRLRSLLNWHFTINSP; encoded by the coding sequence ATGAAGTTTCCAGTAGAACAAATCCTGAATCTTCCCGATATGAAAGTATTAGATTTTCAAGAACTTGAAGGTGAAGAAATAATTATAACGATAGAAAAAAGTGTGAACTATTCGACTTGTCCTTGGTGCGGTCAAATGACTCACAGTATACATCAAAATCACTGGCGAATAATTCATGATTTACCGTGGAATAAAAAACCAGTGTTATTAAAAATAAATCGTCGGCAATTTAAATGTCATAAGTGTAAAAAAGTATTTAGCGAACAACTAGACTTTGTAGATAAAAGTAAAGGATATACTAAAAGATTAGCGACCGACATAGTTCAACAAGTATTAAATAGTAATATCCGGAGTGTTGCCCAAAGAAATGGATTAAGTGATGAAGAAGTAGAATCAATGTTAAAAAAGCAAGTCTCGCACATATTAAACATTAACCTAAGTCAGGTAAAAAAGTTAGGTATAGATGAAATAGCTTTAGTTAAAGGAAAAGGAAACTACTTAGCAATATTAGTGGATTTAGATACTCATAAACCAATTGAGATAGTGCAATCAAGACGAATAGAAGATATTCGTGAAGTACTTGTCAGTTGGGGAGTTGAGATACTTAATCAAATTGAAGAAGTGAGCATTGACCTCTGGTTGCCTTATAAAAATTTAGTAGAAGAGTTAATGCCAAATGCTAATATAACTGCTGATAGATTTCATGTAATGAAACAAGTAAATGACGAATTAGATACTATGCGTAAAGCTGAAAATAAAGCAGCTATATCGCTAGATAATAAATCAGAAAAAGAGCGAATATTAGAGGCATTGAATAAGAGTAAATATGCGATTATTAAAAATGAAGACTCTCTAAATGAAAAGCAAAGAGAAAAATTAAAATCTGTGCAAGAGGTGTCGCCAAATCTCGCCAAAATGCACTCACTTAAAGAACAATTTCGAGATATATTTGAAACAACTAAATCCTGGGGAGATAGTATAATAAAACTATTGGATTGGATGTATGATGCACTTTCATATTTCCCGAAAAGTATAGGTACAATAGTTAGATGGTTTGGTGAAATAGTCGGTTATTTTGACGGAAGAACCACAAGTGGTGCTGTAGAAGGAATTAATAATAAACTCAAGTTAATTAAAAGACTTGGATATGGCTTTCGTAACTTTACCAATTTCAGATTACGCAGTTTGTTAAACTGGCATTTTACTATTAATTCTCCATAA
- a CDS encoding IS982-like element ISNsp1 family transposase, whose amino-acid sequence MFSIEEFIIAVFCCVDDVRMEITQIYPIKRRGFAPSLRESEVLTMEVVAEFLGIDADKDIWKYFHRHWLGLFPQLKSRYAFIRQAANCWQYKELIQQKLAQYLGAYSDQLHLIDGLPIPLCGLSRAPNCRSFKSLADYGFCAAKKQTYYGFHGHLIVSGTGVISGFTLTPANGSERDALWDLITRIKGLLIGDKGYLSQFLSGELKEVGITLQTPLRSNMSDSRSRSSVRLMQRFRRLIETVIGQLVERFHIEKIRARDMWHLTSRLNRKILAHTVCFWLNRHNCDPLQFDDLVTEY is encoded by the coding sequence ATGTTTTCTATTGAAGAGTTTATCATTGCCGTATTTTGCTGTGTTGACGACGTGCGGATGGAAATCACCCAGATATACCCAATCAAGAGACGAGGTTTTGCTCCGAGTTTAAGGGAGAGTGAAGTTTTAACAATGGAAGTAGTGGCAGAGTTTTTGGGAATAGATGCTGACAAAGACATTTGGAAATACTTTCACCGTCACTGGTTAGGGCTATTTCCTCAGTTAAAGAGTCGCTATGCTTTTATTCGTCAAGCAGCTAATTGTTGGCAGTACAAGGAACTCATACAACAAAAATTAGCACAGTATTTAGGAGCATACTCTGATCAACTTCATTTGATTGATGGATTACCAATACCTTTGTGTGGCTTGAGTCGCGCTCCCAACTGCCGAAGTTTTAAATCCCTTGCAGATTATGGTTTTTGTGCTGCTAAAAAACAGACGTACTATGGGTTTCATGGGCATTTAATCGTTAGTGGCACAGGAGTTATTAGTGGGTTTACCCTGACTCCGGCAAATGGCAGTGAACGGGACGCACTTTGGGATTTAATCACGCGAATTAAAGGTTTATTAATCGGAGATAAGGGCTATTTAAGTCAGTTCTTGTCAGGAGAACTTAAAGAAGTGGGTATTACTTTACAAACCCCTTTGCGTTCTAATATGTCTGACTCTCGTAGCCGATCTTCAGTGCGATTAATGCAACGCTTTCGTCGCCTAATTGAAACAGTAATTGGTCAATTAGTTGAGAGATTTCATATAGAGAAGATTCGAGCGAGAGATATGTGGCATCTTACCAGTCGGCTCAATCGCAAGATTTTAGCTCATACCGTCTGTTTCTGGCTTAATCGCCACAATTGTGACCCTCTTCAGTTCGACGATCTTGTTACAGAATATTAA